Part of the Sphingobium lignivorans genome is shown below.
AGCCTCTATGCCGGGGAACTGCCGGCGATGAGGCCGCGCCCCGGCCTCGCCAATGCCCTGTTCGACCGCCTCGCGCTGCGCCGGATGGCACATGCGGCGATGACATCCAGATCCTGAATAGCTCTCCGGCCTCGGGCTGATCGACCGCCCCGTTGCGGAGCTGCGGCGCCCCCTGTAGACCGGCCATGTTCGACAATGGCCGCCACAGGCCGGCGAACATCCAACAGGAGAGGCCCTGACTATGATCCGACCATCCCTGACGGCGCTGGCCGTCCTGCTCGCCATGTCCGCTCCCGCCGCCGCGCAACCCCCTGCGGATGCGGACATCCTGCGCGAGACGCACGACCGCGTCGCCATCACCGAACTCATGTGGAATTATGTCCGCGCGATCGATTCGCTCAATGAGGAGGCCTATCCCACGGTCTTCACGCCGGACGGCTCCTTCGGCGAGGCCAAGGGGCCGGCGGCGCTGCGCAAGATGGTGGCCGATCTCAAGCACAGTCAGGCCGAGCGGCGCGCTAAGGGCGAGACCATCCCGGCGATGCATCACATCATGAGCAATGCCCATATCGAGTTCATCGACCGGGACCATGCCCGCTATCATTATTACTGGATGACCGTGTTCGCCGGATCGCCCTACACCCAGCCGCCGCGCCTCGCCGCCGCCGGCCGGGGCGTGGACGAGGTGGTGCGGTTGAACGGCAAATGGCTGATCCGCTCGCGCAACGTCGCCCCCACGGACTGACGGGCGCCGCGGACGCGCCGGGCGGGCGGGAAGCCGCCAAACGGCGCCTCCAACACTTCGAATTCAAACGATTGGACCCGCGCCTGCGCACGCGCGGGCCTGTCCTGTTTTCGGGGCCGATGCAGCCCGGCGCCGGCCCGCGCTCAGGCCCGGATTTCCGTCCTTTCCGGCAGCAGGCAGGCCCGAGGCCCGACCTTCGCTTTATGTGTCCTGAAATGTCCGGAAATGCTCAGGACGTAGCGAGGGCCCGGGTCGCTTCCAGTGCGCTGCGATAGGCTTCCTGCCGGGCTTCGCTCCAATAGGCCAGTTCGCCCAGGGGGATCTCCGCGCCGCTCACAGCGCAAATGACGAACCGGCCAGGCCGAAGCACCTGATAGTCCGCCGCGCGGTAACGCAGCAGGGCAAGGCCGGGCATGTCTGGCGCGCGCATCACGGACATCAATCCCCGGTCAGGATACGGTCGACGAGCTGCTTCACCGTCGGCACGAATCCGTTGGAATAGAAGGGGTCCTGCTTGAACCGGTAAGCGCTGTGGCCGGCGAACAGGAGATTGCGGTCGATGTCGCCGCCATGGATCGCGTTCTGCAGGGCCTTCTGGATGCAGAAGCTGCGCGGGTCAGCGAGGCGCCCGGTCGAGAAATCGTCATGGTCCTTCCAGGACGAGAAGGCGCAATGGGAGAGGCAGCCCATGCAGTCCGTCTGGTCCTTGCGGATTTCCGCGCGTTCCTCGTCGGTGACGAAGACCAGCGTGTTGTCGGGCGTCTTGAGCGCGTTGGTGAAGCCCTGCAGCACCCATTCGCGGGCCCGCAGCAGGTCATTGCGCGTCACCCAGAAATTGCGGCCCTTCACGCCCACGTCGAGCTGATGGGTGTGGTCGCCCGCTTCCTCCATCGAGAAAGCGATCTGCCGCTCCGAACGCGCTTCGAGCTCGCGCAGGAAGGGATTGCGGATCGCCGAGCTGTAGAAGCCCGTCGGCGAGAAGCGGTGGAGCAACACGTCCCCTTCATCGAGCGTGGTCAGCTTGTCCTTCCACGCCTGCGGGATCGGGCTCTCCTGCGTGAGCAGTGGGCGCGTGCCGAACTGGAAGGCGATGGCGCCCAGCTCGGGATTGTCGATCCAGTCGTTCCAGTCGCGCAGATGCCAGACGCCGCCGGCCATGACGATCGGCACATCGTCGCTGATGCCGCCTTCCCGCATGGTCTCGCGCAGCGCCTTCACGCGCGGATAGGGGTCCTCGGGCCGCGTGGGGTCCTCGGCATTGGAGAGGCCATTGTGCCCGCCGGCCAGCCAGGGGTCCTCGTAGACGACCGCCGCCAGCCATTCCGCCGCCTTGTGATAGGCGCGCTTCCACAGCGCGCGGAACGCACGGCCGGAACTGACGATCGGCAGATAGCTCACATTGTGCTGTGCCGCGATCTCGCTGAGCTTGTAGGGCATGCCGGCGCCGCAGGTGACGCCGGAGATCATGCCCTTGGTCCGCTCGAGCACGCCTTGCAGCACGCGCTGCGCGCCGCCCATCTCCCAGAGGACATTGATGTTGATGGCGCCCCTGCCGCCGGCGATGTCGAAGGCGCGCCGCACCTGCTGGACCGCGCCGTCGATGGCGTACTGGATCAGCTCCTCATGGCGAAGCTGGCGTGTGCGGCCGTGATAGATCTGGGGGATGATGTTGCCGTCCAGATCATAGCTGTCGGCATTGACGGCAGAGACAGTGCCGATGCCGCCGGCCGCTGCCCAGGCGCCCGAGCTCATGTGATTGGAGACCGCAACGCCCTTGCCACCTTCGATCAGCGGCCACACTTCGCGACCGCCATAGACGATCGGCTTCACGCCCTTGAACAATTGAAACTCCTTAGTCGCCCGTTCGCGCTCCGCCCCCGGAGCCGCGCGAAACGCGCCCATAACAGCTTTTCGTTCGCACGGGTGGCTTAATTTGCCACAAAGCTCAGATCAATGCCAGTTCGTCCCGGATCGCCCCGCCGTAGAGACGCGCATAGTGCTGGAACATGACGGCCTCGTCGAAGCACTGCATCGCCCGGGCCCGATTCGCTTCGCCGATCCGCGCGCGCAGCTCCGCATCGGCGGCGAGCTCGCTCAACGCGGCCGTGAAATCGTCAGGATCGTCCAGCGCCACGATGAAGGGCCGATTGCTCGCCGAGACCATAGCGGAGATATCGCCCACGTCCGTGGCCACCACCGGGAGGCCGGCCGACATGGCTTCCGCCAGCGAGATGGGAAACTGCTCGCTGTCCGATGACAGCGCGAAGATATCGAAGGCACCCACATAATCCTGCGGGCGCGGCAGGAAACCGGGCAGCAGCATGTCGTCCATGCCCAGCGCCGCCGCTTCGGCCAGTATGGCCTCGCGCTCCTCGCCTTCGCCCACGATGACGAGGCGTACCCGGTCCCGCAGGGGTGCCACGGCGCGCACCAGCCGCCGCAGGTTCTTGACCGGGCGCAGGCCCGCGAGCGTGCCGACGATGAGCCGGCCATCCGGCACCAGCCCGGGAATGGCCGTGGCCGGGCGCTTGCCCTGGTAGGACGCCACATCGATGCCGTTCGGGATCTGCCGGACCTTGCCGGCGCTCTGGTGCCACTCGCGCTGGGCGATGCGGGCAAGCTGGTTGGAGGGCACGACCAGCGCATGGGCACTGCCCAGCGCGATCCGGCGATAGCGGTTGCGGAACTCGCTGCGCGTGTTCGCTTCATCCTCGTTGAAGCCGTCCTCATGGTGGATGAGCGGCGGCAGGCGCTTGACGAGATGGAAGAGGCGATGGGCCATCACGCCGTCCATCGCACCCCAGTTGAAGCTCAGGATGAGATCATAGCCCCGCATGGCCCGCGCGAGCGCCATGTAGCGGGGCGGCAAAGGCGGCCCGAACAGCGGAGGCGAAAAGAGAAACCGCACCGGCACTTGCGAGTCGATCCCGGCCCGCGCGCCCGTCGCGTCCGGATCGCCGATCAGCAGGTCATGGCTGGCTCGCGCGCCCCAATGGTTCATGAGGCGCACGACACGCGCTTCCTTGCCGCCCTGATCGAAGGTGCCATGGAGCTGCAGGATGCGGATCGGCCCCGTCCTGCCGGCCTTGCAAAGCGCCGCGCCGATCATGAGCGCGCCGTCGCGTCGGCGGGCAGGCGCGAGAGCACCTTCGCGAGGAAGGCGTCGATGGCGGCCATCGCGTCCGGCTCCTCGAGTGTCGGGGCATGGCCGACATTCGGCACGGTCACCAGTTCGAGCTGCGGCAGCCGCGCCTGCATCGCGGAGGCAGTCTGCGGCGCCAGCAGATCGCTCAGCGCACCGCGCACCAGCGTCAGCGGAATGTCGCCGAACGCCTCGAAGGCCGGCCACAGGTCGAAGCCGGCTTCGCTGCCCGGCGCGCGAAAGGGCTCGGCGATGCGCTGGTCATAATCCAGGACGATCCGCCCCTGGCTGGTCAGCTTGTAGAGCCGCTTGGCCAGCCGCAGCCAGTCCTTGAGCCGGTAGCGGGGATAGATCATGCCCTGCACCTCCGCCACGCTGCGGGCGGCATGGACCCAGGTGGGGTGATGATTGCCCGAGCCGACATTGCGGCGGATGCGCTCCAGCCCCTCGGGCGCGAGATCGGGCCCGATGTCGTTCAGCAGTGCGCCGGCAAGGCAACCCCGCCGCGTCGCCGCCATCAGCATCAGCATGATCCCGCCGAGCGAGGTGCCAATGCCGACCAGCCGGGGCACGCCCAGCTCATCGACGAGGCGCAGCAGGTCCTGCAGATAGACGAGCGGCACATAGCTCATCGGGTCCTTGGCATAGGCGCTTTCGCCCCGGCCGCGCAGCTCCACGCAGATCACGCGCCATTCGCCGGAGAGCCGCTCGGCAACCGGTTCGAAGTCCCGCGCGTTACGTGTGAGACCCGGCAGACAGAGGATCGGCGGTCGATCCTGGCCCTGCGGACCGGGATAATCGCGATAATGGAGGCGCAGGCCATCCTGCGACCACCAATATTTGTCCTCATATCCCGCCAAGCTTGATCCTTTTCCCCGGAGCGTCCATATCAACCCATGGAACACAGCCTGCAAGCCAGCAATTACCGCCCGGAGCGGAAGATCGACGAAATTGCCGACTTCATGGCCGATGCGGTCAGGCCGGCCGACTTTCCCGACCATGTCCTGCGCTTCCGCAATGATCGCGCGGCCGCGACCGTGGGCCTCGCGTCCCTCGACGATGCAAGCTGGATCGACCATTTCGGCCGCTTCCAGCCCTTGCCGCAGGCCCAGCCGGAGCCGCTTGCCCTGCGCTATCATGGCCACCAGTTCCGCGTTTACAATCCCGATCTGGGCGATGGGCGCGGTTTCCTGTTCGCCCAGCTTCGCGAGGAAGAGCTCGCCGGCGGCCGTCTGCTCGATCTCGGCACCAAGGGCTCGGGCCTCACGCCCTACAGCCGCACGGCGGATGGCCGCCTGACGCTGAAAGGCGCCGTGCGCGAGATCCTCGCGACCGAGATGCTGGAAGCGCTCGGCGTCACCACCTCCCGCAGCTTCTCGGTGATCGAGACCGGCGAGGCGCTTGTCCGGGGAGACGAGCCCTCGCCCACCCGGTCGGCCGTGCTGGTGCGCCTGAGCCATGGCCATATCCGCATCGGCAGCTTCCAGCGGCTCGCTTATCGCGGCGAGCGCGATCATCTCGTCCGCCTCATCGACTATTGCCTGCGTCATCTGCTGGCCCGGGAGCCGGGCCCCGTGCCGGCACTCACGCTGCTCGATGCCGTCGTCGAGCGCACGGCCGATCTCGCCGCCAGCTACATGATCGCCGGCTTCGTCCATGGCGTGCTCAACAGTGACAATATCGCGATCACCGCCGAGAGCTTCGATTATGGCCCATGGCGATTCGCCCCGCGCTGGCAGCCCGGGTTCACGGCCGCCTATTTCGACCAGAGCGGCCTTTATGCCTTCGGGCGCCAGGCCGAGGCGATCCACTGGGACGTGGCGCAGCTTGCCCAGTCGCTCGCCGAACTCGCCGAAACGGATGCGCTGGTCACATCGCTGCGCCGCTTCCCGGAAATCTATGTCGCGCGCATGAGCGAGCGCTTTCTCTGGCGCCTCGGCCATGAAGCGCCCGATGGGGAGAGCGCGCAGGCCTTCGTCATCGCGGCGATCGGCGCCCTTCAGCAAAGCGACGTCGCGATCGATCGCTTCTTCTTCGACTGGCGGCACGGGCCACGCGCGGATGGCCCCTATGTCGGCACGCCGTGGGAGACTGTGCGCGACGCCATGGCGCCCCTGCCCCCCC
Proteins encoded:
- a CDS encoding nuclear transport factor 2 family protein, coding for MIRPSLTALAVLLAMSAPAAAQPPADADILRETHDRVAITELMWNYVRAIDSLNEEAYPTVFTPDGSFGEAKGPAALRKMVADLKHSQAERRAKGETIPAMHHIMSNAHIEFIDRDHARYHYYWMTVFAGSPYTQPPRLAAAGRGVDEVVRLNGKWLIRSRNVAPTD
- a CDS encoding DUF2093 domain-containing protein; amino-acid sequence: MRAPDMPGLALLRYRAADYQVLRPGRFVICAVSGAEIPLGELAYWSEARQEAYRSALEATRALATS
- a CDS encoding NAD(P)H-dependent flavin oxidoreductase, encoding MFKGVKPIVYGGREVWPLIEGGKGVAVSNHMSSGAWAAAGGIGTVSAVNADSYDLDGNIIPQIYHGRTRQLRHEELIQYAIDGAVQQVRRAFDIAGGRGAININVLWEMGGAQRVLQGVLERTKGMISGVTCGAGMPYKLSEIAAQHNVSYLPIVSSGRAFRALWKRAYHKAAEWLAAVVYEDPWLAGGHNGLSNAEDPTRPEDPYPRVKALRETMREGGISDDVPIVMAGGVWHLRDWNDWIDNPELGAIAFQFGTRPLLTQESPIPQAWKDKLTTLDEGDVLLHRFSPTGFYSSAIRNPFLRELEARSERQIAFSMEEAGDHTHQLDVGVKGRNFWVTRNDLLRAREWVLQGFTNALKTPDNTLVFVTDEERAEIRKDQTDCMGCLSHCAFSSWKDHDDFSTGRLADPRSFCIQKALQNAIHGGDIDRNLLFAGHSAYRFKQDPFYSNGFVPTVKQLVDRILTGD
- a CDS encoding glycosyltransferase family 4 protein; this encodes MIGAALCKAGRTGPIRILQLHGTFDQGGKEARVVRLMNHWGARASHDLLIGDPDATGARAGIDSQVPVRFLFSPPLFGPPLPPRYMALARAMRGYDLILSFNWGAMDGVMAHRLFHLVKRLPPLIHHEDGFNEDEANTRSEFRNRYRRIALGSAHALVVPSNQLARIAQREWHQSAGKVRQIPNGIDVASYQGKRPATAIPGLVPDGRLIVGTLAGLRPVKNLRRLVRAVAPLRDRVRLVIVGEGEEREAILAEAAALGMDDMLLPGFLPRPQDYVGAFDIFALSSDSEQFPISLAEAMSAGLPVVATDVGDISAMVSASNRPFIVALDDPDDFTAALSELAADAELRARIGEANRARAMQCFDEAVMFQHYARLYGGAIRDELALI
- a CDS encoding alpha/beta fold hydrolase: MAGYEDKYWWSQDGLRLHYRDYPGPQGQDRPPILCLPGLTRNARDFEPVAERLSGEWRVICVELRGRGESAYAKDPMSYVPLVYLQDLLRLVDELGVPRLVGIGTSLGGIMLMLMAATRRGCLAGALLNDIGPDLAPEGLERIRRNVGSGNHHPTWVHAARSVAEVQGMIYPRYRLKDWLRLAKRLYKLTSQGRIVLDYDQRIAEPFRAPGSEAGFDLWPAFEAFGDIPLTLVRGALSDLLAPQTASAMQARLPQLELVTVPNVGHAPTLEEPDAMAAIDAFLAKVLSRLPADATARS
- a CDS encoding protein adenylyltransferase SelO family protein, with product MEHSLQASNYRPERKIDEIADFMADAVRPADFPDHVLRFRNDRAAATVGLASLDDASWIDHFGRFQPLPQAQPEPLALRYHGHQFRVYNPDLGDGRGFLFAQLREEELAGGRLLDLGTKGSGLTPYSRTADGRLTLKGAVREILATEMLEALGVTTSRSFSVIETGEALVRGDEPSPTRSAVLVRLSHGHIRIGSFQRLAYRGERDHLVRLIDYCLRHLLAREPGPVPALTLLDAVVERTADLAASYMIAGFVHGVLNSDNIAITAESFDYGPWRFAPRWQPGFTAAYFDQSGLYAFGRQAEAIHWDVAQLAQSLAELAETDALVTSLRRFPEIYVARMSERFLWRLGHEAPDGESAQAFVIAAIGALQQSDVAIDRFFFDWRHGPRADGPYVGTPWETVRDAMAPLPPRPGALHHDYWRGGAPCSMHIDEVESIWSAIAGRDDWTPLAAKIDAVRAMGAAHGAPPPGPGRI